Proteins from a single region of Limosilactobacillus fermentum:
- the mreD gene encoding rod shape-determining protein MreD codes for MYRLSRLRFLFPLGLFICFFLDGSLSKIFANQFFSYPYLMVSQLVVLWLIFGAFFEEDIQIPLTGFAVAAGICADLYYSGILGLFMFLYPAIVMFARALNRYYTPSFLSHILIFFVSIALLELLNYWAYYLVGVTRVGFAGFLLDTLGPTLALNLVYFILLYWPVHRLYQRALGEQH; via the coding sequence ATGTACCGATTATCACGTCTGAGGTTCCTGTTCCCGCTTGGCCTATTTATTTGTTTTTTCCTGGATGGCTCACTGAGCAAGATCTTTGCCAACCAGTTCTTCAGCTACCCCTACTTAATGGTTAGCCAACTGGTTGTTTTGTGGCTGATCTTCGGGGCCTTTTTTGAAGAGGATATCCAAATTCCCCTGACTGGCTTTGCCGTTGCAGCGGGGATCTGTGCGGACCTTTACTACTCGGGGATTCTAGGGTTGTTTATGTTCTTATACCCGGCCATCGTGATGTTTGCCCGGGCCCTCAACCGCTACTACACCCCGTCGTTTTTATCCCATATTTTAATTTTCTTTGTTTCAATCGCCCTGCTGGAGTTACTCAACTATTGGGCATACTACTTGGTGGGGGTGACCCGGGTGGGCTTTGCCGGTTTCTTGTTGGATACCCTTGGCCCAACCTTGGCCCTGAACCTGGTCTACTTCATCTTGTTGTATTGGCCGGTTCACCGCCTCTATCAACGGGCGCTTGGGGAGCAACATTAG
- the mreC gene encoding rod shape-determining protein MreC translates to MQKFFSNRRLVILVVILVVCFSLMAGSVALRNRRSTPPLIQQFGDDIVGIAGSVVTYPANIIQGGLSNVNELMNTYSENKELKQQVTELAQVKVRDQTLAKENKQLKAELKVKSSLTDYSTIAASVLSRDPSSWQAQLVINKGSSAGIKKNMPVLSGGGLVGRVSQVNKTNSIVELLSDTSESSNRFAITIQGTNGKTVNGIITGYNSSTNQLIMGQVTSKAKIKKGTSVTTSGLGGITPKGLYVGKVAKIGTDDYGLAQKVYITPATNFNEINIVTVAKLDD, encoded by the coding sequence ATGCAAAAGTTTTTTTCAAACCGTCGCCTAGTTATTTTAGTGGTGATTCTCGTGGTCTGCTTTAGCTTGATGGCCGGTTCCGTGGCCTTACGGAACCGGCGGAGCACGCCGCCTCTGATCCAGCAGTTTGGTGATGACATTGTCGGGATTGCCGGTAGCGTGGTAACCTACCCGGCTAACATCATCCAGGGGGGGCTGTCCAACGTTAACGAGTTAATGAATACCTACTCGGAAAACAAGGAGCTCAAGCAACAGGTTACGGAATTAGCCCAAGTTAAGGTTAGGGACCAAACCCTGGCCAAGGAAAATAAGCAGTTAAAGGCGGAACTAAAGGTAAAGTCCTCTTTGACTGATTACTCAACCATTGCCGCCTCCGTTTTAAGCCGGGACCCGTCGTCTTGGCAGGCCCAGTTAGTGATCAATAAGGGTTCCTCGGCCGGAATTAAAAAGAACATGCCGGTCTTATCGGGTGGGGGCTTGGTCGGCCGGGTTTCTCAAGTTAACAAGACCAACAGTATTGTTGAGTTGCTTAGTGATACTAGTGAATCATCGAACCGCTTTGCCATTACGATTCAAGGTACTAACGGTAAGACGGTTAACGGGATCATCACTGGCTACAACTCGTCAACCAACCAGTTGATCATGGGGCAGGTAACTTCCAAGGCCAAGATCAAGAAGGGGACCTCGGTGACGACCTCTGGATTAGGGGGAATCACGCCAAAGGGACTCTACGTCGGTAAGGTGGCTAAGATCGGAACGGATGATTACGGGCTGGCCCAAAAGGTTTACATCACCCCGGCCACGAACTTCAACGAGATCAACATTGTGACCGTCGCCAAGCTTGATGATTAA
- a CDS encoding helix-turn-helix domain-containing protein: MSENEERVNVGKKLREAREKKGLTLDDLQQATKIQKRYLIAIEDEKFDELPGDFYVRAFVKQYADTVGLDGNTLLKDYDDDLPQTKTAEYSNHLAQAVETRTGNRQPTVDRVDRARRYLPTVIIAVVVVIILGAIWATAIVRNRQDAATKIDSSSVSVSGESSKKSSSSSSSSKSSSSSSKAAKLEFTAANRTTSSVTLSTTSSLTKDTDMTIKASGQAWTSVTVDGTSKLSKTLTDNSTSTVSLPKGAQTVVLTLGNASATTVKIGDQTLDLTDSGKYANTRTVTIKFGATTTASSSASSTSTSAASSSVATTTNSTSTTATTNTSTQSSSTR, encoded by the coding sequence ATGAGTGAAAACGAAGAAAGAGTCAACGTCGGCAAAAAGCTGCGGGAGGCACGGGAGAAAAAGGGCTTAACGCTTGATGACTTGCAACAAGCCACCAAAATTCAAAAGCGCTACCTGATCGCCATTGAAGACGAAAAGTTTGACGAATTACCGGGGGATTTTTACGTCCGGGCCTTTGTTAAACAATACGCTGACACGGTGGGGTTAGACGGTAATACCCTTTTAAAGGATTACGACGACGATCTGCCGCAAACCAAGACCGCCGAGTATTCTAACCACCTTGCCCAAGCGGTGGAAACCCGGACTGGCAACCGCCAACCAACCGTTGACCGGGTTGACCGGGCGCGCCGTTACTTACCAACCGTGATCATTGCGGTGGTGGTGGTAATTATTTTGGGGGCGATTTGGGCAACGGCGATCGTTCGTAACCGCCAGGACGCCGCTACCAAGATCGATTCCAGCTCCGTGTCGGTTTCCGGGGAATCGTCGAAAAAGTCGTCCTCCTCTAGCTCCAGTTCCAAGTCTTCCAGCTCGTCTAGCAAGGCTGCTAAGCTGGAATTCACCGCTGCGAACCGGACGACTTCTTCCGTCACCCTTTCAACTACCAGTAGTCTGACCAAGGATACCGACATGACGATTAAGGCCAGCGGTCAAGCCTGGACTAGCGTGACGGTTGATGGGACTAGCAAACTTTCTAAGACCCTGACGGATAATTCGACGTCAACGGTTTCCCTGCCCAAGGGTGCCCAAACCGTGGTCTTGACCCTGGGGAACGCAAGCGCAACGACGGTTAAGATCGGCGACCAAACCCTAGACCTGACTGACAGCGGTAAGTACGCCAACACCCGGACGGTGACGATTAAGTTTGGGGCGACGACGACCGCTAGTTCCAGTGCTAGTTCAACTTCAACTAGTGCGGCTAGTTCCAGTGTCGCAACCACGACGAACTCAACGTCAACGACGGCGACGACTAACACTTCCACCCAATCTTCATCGACGCGCTAA
- a CDS encoding amino acid ABC transporter substrate-binding protein — protein sequence MKRLKYLFVLVLLVIPAVLLSGCESVTQRAGTQDTWSRIEKRGKVIVGLDDSFVPMGFRERDGKLVGYDIDLAKAVFKQYGIKVDFQTIDWSMKETELKNGTIDLIWNGYSMTPERAKQVAFSRPYLLNRQVLVTKKRDHINNFNDMKGKVLGVQNGSTGMTDLDEYPKLLKDKIKGKSPILYDTFPNAFIDLNANRIQGILMDEVYANYYIQHQANAKSYSTYISNKMGADYFAVGMRKGDKTLKKKVNEGLKRLQEDGQLKKINEKWFGKASNFLGPVNYKIK from the coding sequence ATGAAACGACTGAAATACTTATTTGTCTTGGTCCTGCTTGTCATTCCGGCGGTCCTCTTGAGCGGCTGTGAGAGTGTGACCCAGCGGGCCGGCACCCAGGATACCTGGTCGCGGATTGAAAAGCGGGGGAAGGTAATCGTCGGCTTGGACGATTCCTTTGTGCCGATGGGCTTCCGGGAACGGGACGGGAAGTTGGTTGGGTACGACATCGACTTAGCCAAGGCCGTTTTCAAGCAGTACGGGATTAAGGTGGACTTCCAGACGATTGACTGGTCAATGAAGGAAACCGAACTGAAAAACGGGACGATTGACCTGATTTGGAACGGGTACTCGATGACGCCGGAACGGGCCAAGCAAGTAGCCTTTTCCAGGCCTTACCTCTTAAACCGCCAGGTACTGGTCACCAAGAAAAGGGACCACATTAACAACTTTAACGACATGAAGGGGAAGGTGTTAGGGGTACAAAACGGGTCGACCGGGATGACCGACCTGGATGAATACCCGAAACTGTTAAAAGACAAGATTAAGGGCAAGAGCCCGATCCTGTACGATACCTTCCCGAACGCCTTTATCGATTTAAACGCTAACCGGATCCAGGGGATCTTGATGGATGAAGTCTACGCCAACTACTACATCCAACACCAAGCAAACGCCAAGTCCTATTCAACGTACATTAGTAACAAGATGGGCGCCGATTACTTTGCCGTTGGGATGCGCAAGGGGGACAAGACCCTGAAAAAGAAGGTTAACGAAGGGCTCAAGCGCCTCCAAGAAGACGGCCAGCTTAAAAAGATCAATGAGAAGTGGTTCGGCAAGGCCTCGAACTTCTTGGGCCCGGTTAATTACAAGATCAAGTAG
- a CDS encoding rod shape-determining protein, producing MPLGFGTKNIGIDLGTANTIVYIDGKGIVLREPSVVARKKGTGEVISVGSEARDMIGRTPASIVAIRPMKDGVIADYDTTVAMMKYYMDKALGNNGGKPYVMVCVPSGITEVEKRAVVDATRVAGARDAYVIEEPYAAAIGAGLPVMDPTGSMVVDIGGGTTDVATISLGGIVSSRSIRMAGDKMNDAIAQFVRQNKSLLIGERTAEKLKWDIGSASLDAAKEMGTTEVRGRDLITGLPKTMEVSALDVSEALQDVVNEIIAAIKGTLEETSPEIAADVIDHGIVLTGGGALLKHLPEVIAEATKVPVFIANDPLDCVAIGTGESLKSIDAMRKKK from the coding sequence TTGCCATTAGGATTTGGAACTAAAAATATTGGTATCGACCTCGGAACTGCCAATACAATTGTTTACATTGATGGAAAGGGCATTGTCTTGCGGGAACCGTCCGTGGTTGCACGTAAGAAGGGTACCGGCGAAGTAATTTCCGTTGGGTCCGAAGCTCGGGACATGATTGGGCGGACCCCGGCAAGTATCGTTGCCATCCGGCCAATGAAAGATGGGGTCATTGCCGATTATGACACCACCGTTGCCATGATGAAGTACTACATGGACAAGGCGCTGGGCAACAACGGCGGCAAGCCATACGTAATGGTTTGTGTCCCAAGTGGGATCACCGAAGTTGAAAAGCGGGCCGTGGTTGACGCAACCCGGGTTGCCGGGGCGCGTGATGCTTACGTTATCGAAGAACCATACGCTGCTGCTATTGGGGCTGGCCTGCCAGTCATGGATCCGACCGGTTCAATGGTGGTTGATATTGGTGGTGGGACGACGGACGTGGCGACGATTTCCTTAGGGGGCATCGTATCCAGTCGTTCAATTCGGATGGCTGGTGACAAGATGAACGACGCCATTGCCCAATTTGTCCGCCAAAACAAGAGCCTCTTGATTGGGGAACGGACGGCCGAAAAGTTGAAGTGGGACATTGGTTCTGCCTCCTTGGACGCTGCCAAGGAAATGGGGACAACCGAAGTGCGTGGTCGGGACCTGATTACTGGGTTACCGAAGACGATGGAGGTTTCCGCCTTGGACGTTTCCGAAGCCCTTCAAGATGTGGTCAACGAAATTATCGCCGCTATCAAGGGGACGTTGGAAGAAACGTCACCTGAAATTGCCGCTGACGTTATCGACCACGGGATTGTGCTGACTGGTGGGGGCGCTTTATTGAAGCACTTGCCAGAAGTGATTGCGGAAGCGACCAAGGTGCCGGTCTTTATTGCCAACGATCCACTGGATTGTGTGGCCATCGGGACTGGGGAATCCTTGAAGAGCATCGACGCCATGCGCAAAAAGAAGTAA
- the yfmF gene encoding EF-P 5-aminopentanol modification-associated protein YfmF: MDIQLTTGVDLHIIATKQFKVTRILVNFATEQRQISPSARNLVANLLVTSSAKYRTQTVLARHLNDLYGASLSGYVSRVGLAHTVRLKLALINDQAAKAPLFERGSALLKELLFNPLVENGAFDAETYRLQQANTIGNLQSWDDDKRFYALKRLQQTYFTEGAELRRPASGTVAEVQNITSQQTYQAYQEMLAHDKIDIVVVGDVDEAAVCQAMRALDFSPRQSPLHQSLLYHQAARQTPAFATEVQPLAQAKLDLAYHLPAYYRQDNYLTAIVLNGLLGGTPYSLLFTNVREKASLAYYATSSLRAFSGEILVETGINPADQTQARALIEQQVADLAAGKFNDAQFQRVKEGLVNQYVTGLDNPNVLAQARLITALMGLEPLQKVAEGLRAVTKEEVANLAAQMTLEAVFLLDGKGGETDGEA, encoded by the coding sequence TTGGACATTCAATTAACCACCGGGGTTGATTTGCACATTATTGCCACCAAGCAGTTTAAGGTGACCCGGATTTTGGTGAACTTTGCGACCGAGCAGCGCCAAATTTCACCGAGTGCCCGGAACTTGGTGGCGAACCTGTTGGTAACCTCGTCGGCCAAGTACCGCACCCAAACGGTGTTAGCCCGCCACTTAAACGACCTGTACGGAGCCTCGTTGAGCGGCTACGTGAGCCGGGTTGGCTTGGCCCACACCGTCCGACTCAAGCTAGCGCTGATTAATGATCAGGCAGCCAAGGCCCCCCTGTTTGAACGGGGGAGCGCCCTTTTAAAGGAGCTATTATTTAACCCCCTGGTCGAAAACGGCGCCTTTGATGCGGAAACCTACCGCCTACAGCAAGCCAACACGATTGGGAACTTGCAATCTTGGGACGATGACAAGCGTTTTTACGCCCTTAAGCGTCTGCAACAAACCTACTTTACAGAGGGGGCTGAGTTGCGCCGCCCGGCCAGCGGGACGGTTGCGGAGGTCCAAAATATAACTAGTCAGCAAACCTACCAGGCCTACCAAGAAATGCTGGCCCACGACAAGATTGACATCGTGGTGGTGGGGGACGTTGACGAAGCGGCCGTGTGTCAGGCCATGCGTGCGTTAGACTTTTCCCCGCGCCAATCTCCCCTGCACCAAAGCCTCTTGTACCACCAAGCGGCCCGCCAAACACCAGCCTTTGCAACTGAGGTTCAGCCACTGGCCCAGGCTAAGTTGGACCTGGCCTACCACCTGCCCGCTTACTACCGGCAGGACAACTACCTAACGGCGATCGTTTTAAACGGCCTGCTCGGGGGCACCCCGTACTCACTGCTGTTTACCAACGTGCGGGAGAAGGCTAGCTTGGCTTATTACGCCACCAGTTCGCTGCGGGCCTTTAGCGGCGAGATTTTGGTTGAAACCGGGATTAACCCGGCCGATCAAACGCAGGCGCGGGCGCTGATCGAACAACAGGTGGCCGACCTGGCGGCGGGTAAGTTTAACGACGCCCAGTTCCAGCGGGTCAAGGAGGGATTGGTGAACCAATACGTGACGGGGCTAGATAACCCCAACGTCTTGGCCCAAGCTCGCTTGATCACCGCCTTAATGGGCCTCGAGCCGTTGCAAAAGGTGGCAGAGGGGCTCCGGGCGGTTACCAAAGAGGAAGTGGCCAACTTAGCGGCCCAGATGACACTAGAGGCCGTCTTTTTACTCGACGGGAAGGGAGGAGAAACCGATGGAGAAGCTTGA
- the yfmH gene encoding EF-P 5-aminopentanol modification-associated protein YfmH, giving the protein MEKLDYPAYGRELYKTTLANGLKINLLPMPDYHKTYAILTTDFGSVDNTFVIDGQQQTVPNGVAHFLEHKLFEKADHDAFDLFGALGADANAFTSFTQTSYLFSTTAHLHESLDVLLDFVFDPYFTEQTVDKEKGIIGQEIRMYADSPDNRLYMGTLGNLYPEDPVKIDIAGSEDSIAKITPELLYQIHRTFYQPGNMNLFVVGNLDPDRVVEWVQANQTLANWPAAPLPVHTFAPVDPQANDVVPFATLEMPVARPKAMIGLRGISDFESGQERLRFVQAIGMALELLFDDTSENYLRMYNEEVLDDSFGFGLEIERGFHFATFASETNRPEAFADAIIDILRRAPGELDAARDQFEAIKRGQVGRLVACLDSPEQIANRFSGHLFDQATIFDELASLESITFADLQNAVAQLIVPQRLSAFFVLPEGKQEV; this is encoded by the coding sequence ATGGAGAAGCTTGATTACCCTGCTTACGGGCGGGAACTCTATAAAACGACCCTCGCTAACGGCTTGAAGATTAACCTGTTGCCAATGCCGGATTACCACAAAACCTACGCGATCTTAACGACCGATTTCGGTTCGGTTGATAACACCTTTGTTATCGATGGTCAGCAACAAACGGTACCCAACGGGGTGGCCCACTTCTTAGAACACAAGCTGTTTGAAAAGGCCGATCACGATGCCTTTGACCTCTTCGGAGCGCTGGGGGCCGACGCCAACGCCTTTACCAGTTTTACCCAGACCAGCTACCTCTTTTCGACCACCGCGCACCTTCATGAGAGCCTGGACGTTTTGCTGGACTTTGTGTTTGACCCCTACTTCACCGAACAAACGGTGGACAAGGAAAAGGGGATCATCGGCCAGGAAATTCGGATGTACGCTGACAGTCCGGATAACCGGCTGTACATGGGGACCCTGGGGAATCTGTACCCGGAGGACCCGGTTAAAATCGACATCGCCGGGAGTGAGGATTCGATTGCCAAGATTACCCCGGAGTTGCTGTACCAGATCCACCGGACCTTTTACCAACCCGGTAACATGAACCTGTTTGTGGTCGGTAACTTGGACCCGGACCGGGTAGTTGAATGGGTACAAGCTAACCAGACCCTGGCCAACTGGCCGGCGGCGCCCCTACCAGTCCACACCTTTGCCCCGGTGGACCCCCAGGCAAACGACGTCGTTCCCTTTGCGACCTTAGAGATGCCAGTGGCCCGGCCCAAGGCGATGATTGGCCTGCGGGGGATTAGCGACTTTGAAAGTGGCCAGGAGCGCCTCCGTTTCGTTCAAGCGATCGGGATGGCGCTGGAACTGCTATTTGACGACACGTCGGAAAACTACCTGCGGATGTACAACGAAGAGGTCTTGGACGATTCCTTTGGTTTCGGGCTGGAGATTGAACGTGGGTTCCACTTTGCCACCTTTGCGAGCGAAACCAACCGGCCCGAGGCCTTTGCCGATGCGATTATCGACATTTTAAGGCGGGCGCCCGGCGAACTCGACGCTGCAAGGGACCAGTTTGAAGCGATTAAGCGGGGACAAGTGGGCCGCCTAGTCGCTTGCCTGGACTCACCAGAACAGATTGCCAACCGCTTTTCCGGCCACCTCTTTGATCAGGCCACGATCTTCGATGAATTGGCGTCGCTGGAGTCAATTACCTTCGCTGACCTGCAAAACGCAGTCGCCCAGTTAATTGTCCCGCAACGACTGAGTGCCTTTTTCGTCCTTCCGGAGGGGAAGCAAGAAGTTTAA
- a CDS encoding amino acid ABC transporter permease, translating into MSFKYIMEILPSLFQGAGLTLQLFFWTLIGSLPLGIIVSLGLTSKIKPLKWVLEMYVWLMRGTPLLLQLIFVFYGLPIIGIVFQRYDAALVAFILNYAAYFAEIFRGGLQSISQGQYEGARVLRLSYWQTVRKIVIPQVVKIVIPSIGNEVINLIKDSSLVYVIGLGDLLRAGNVATSRDVTLVPLLLVGLIYLLMVGVCTVILRWVEKRYSYYK; encoded by the coding sequence ATGTCGTTTAAATATATCATGGAAATTTTACCATCGTTATTTCAGGGTGCAGGATTAACCCTGCAACTCTTCTTTTGGACCCTAATTGGCTCCTTGCCATTGGGGATCATCGTCAGTCTGGGCTTAACTTCTAAGATCAAGCCGCTCAAGTGGGTCTTGGAAATGTACGTCTGGCTGATGCGGGGGACCCCGTTGCTGCTGCAATTAATCTTCGTCTTTTACGGCCTGCCAATCATCGGAATCGTTTTCCAACGTTACGATGCCGCCTTGGTGGCCTTTATCTTAAACTACGCCGCTTACTTCGCCGAAATCTTCCGTGGTGGGTTGCAATCAATTAGCCAGGGCCAATACGAAGGGGCCCGGGTGTTGCGCCTGTCATACTGGCAAACGGTCAGGAAGATCGTGATTCCACAAGTGGTCAAGATTGTAATCCCGTCAATCGGAAACGAAGTCATCAACTTGATCAAGGATTCCTCCTTGGTATACGTAATCGGGTTAGGCGACTTGCTGCGGGCCGGGAACGTTGCCACCTCACGTGACGTTACCTTAGTGCCACTCCTCTTGGTTGGGTTAATCTACCTGCTGATGGTCGGGGTCTGCACGGTCATCCTGCGCTGGGTTGAAAAGCGGTACTCATACTACAAGTAA
- the pgsA gene encoding CDP-diacylglycerol--glycerol-3-phosphate 3-phosphatidyltransferase, with product MNLPNKLTVVRLIVIPFFLILMVIPFHWGAVTFWGATIPVSQLIAAILFIAATITDNLDGQIARRQHLVTNFGKFTDPLADKLLVMTAFIVMTGSGVVPAWVTTIIIWRELAVTGLRLLIVEQNGQVLAAKMPGKIKTTTQFIAIIFLLLNNVIFAMWGIPFGQIMLYICLFFTVYSGVDYFVKGRGVFADGFK from the coding sequence ATGAATTTACCAAATAAGCTGACCGTGGTCCGCTTAATTGTAATCCCGTTTTTCCTGATCCTGATGGTGATCCCCTTCCACTGGGGTGCCGTCACCTTTTGGGGGGCCACCATCCCGGTGAGCCAATTGATTGCGGCGATCCTGTTTATCGCCGCGACGATCACCGATAACCTCGATGGTCAAATCGCCCGCCGCCAGCACCTGGTTACGAACTTCGGTAAGTTTACCGACCCGCTGGCCGATAAGCTCTTGGTAATGACGGCCTTCATCGTCATGACGGGGTCCGGGGTGGTACCGGCCTGGGTCACGACGATTATTATCTGGCGTGAACTAGCCGTGACCGGCTTACGCTTATTGATCGTGGAACAAAACGGTCAGGTCCTAGCCGCCAAGATGCCGGGTAAGATCAAGACGACGACGCAGTTTATCGCGATCATCTTCTTGTTATTAAACAACGTGATCTTTGCCATGTGGGGAATTCCCTTCGGCCAAATCATGCTCTACATCTGCTTATTCTTCACGGTGTACTCCGGGGTGGATTACTTCGTGAAGGGCCGCGGCGTCTTTGCCGACGGGTTCAAATAA
- a CDS encoding JAB domain-containing protein: MLKQQLQFPLYHQTIHEALPDPDLAQHFLDRFPTPRALHNITAEEEEELTEYDQQAFKPLLAAVNLGTMAVRSPHDLYGQAASSTSVGTALIDEFAGEEQEMVVAMCTDVHNKIIATKRLFIGGTSECSTYPNQVFRFAIKTGAHGVILAHNHPSGSPAPSTADMIFIKRMEEAGKLIGIALIDALVVGRRDYYSWREARQEEEETDW; the protein is encoded by the coding sequence ATGCTAAAACAACAATTACAATTTCCGCTTTACCACCAGACGATTCACGAGGCCTTGCCGGATCCCGACTTGGCCCAGCATTTTTTGGACCGCTTCCCAACTCCCCGGGCGCTACATAACATCACGGCCGAAGAAGAAGAGGAGTTGACCGAATACGACCAACAAGCCTTTAAACCACTGCTGGCGGCGGTCAACCTGGGGACGATGGCGGTACGCTCACCCCACGATCTCTACGGGCAGGCGGCCTCGTCGACCTCGGTGGGGACGGCGCTGATCGACGAGTTTGCCGGCGAAGAACAGGAAATGGTGGTGGCAATGTGTACCGATGTCCACAATAAAATCATTGCCACCAAGCGGCTCTTCATTGGCGGGACCAGTGAGTGTTCCACTTATCCTAATCAGGTGTTCCGCTTCGCCATTAAAACCGGGGCGCACGGGGTGATCTTGGCCCACAACCACCCATCCGGTTCTCCGGCCCCTTCAACGGCCGATATGATCTTTATTAAACGGATGGAAGAAGCCGGTAAATTAATTGGCATCGCCCTGATTGACGCCCTCGTGGTGGGCAGAAGGGATTACTATAGTTGGCGCGAGGCCCGTCAAGAAGAGGAAGAAACCGATTGGTGA
- a CDS encoding amino acid ABC transporter ATP-binding protein: protein MLEIKDLKKSFDGRQILNGVDLTVEDGEILSIVGPSGAGKTTLLRCITGLESADSGTFLIDGQPFDPQGTEESDAVIGVVFQDFNLFPHLSVLENITLAPTMVLKQSKDEANKKAAELLEELGLTGLSDHYPFQLSGGQKQRVAIARALAMNPRILCYDEPTSALDPNLRDEVANLLLSLKKEGMTQLVVTHDMDFAEKIADKILKVQALDARK from the coding sequence ATGTTAGAAATTAAAGACCTAAAAAAGAGTTTTGACGGGCGTCAGATTTTAAACGGGGTTGACCTGACGGTGGAAGACGGTGAAATCCTCAGTATCGTTGGTCCATCCGGGGCCGGGAAGACGACCCTGTTGCGTTGCATCACCGGGTTAGAGAGTGCCGACAGTGGGACCTTTTTAATTGACGGGCAACCGTTCGACCCCCAGGGAACCGAGGAAAGCGACGCCGTGATCGGGGTGGTTTTCCAAGACTTCAACCTCTTCCCCCACTTATCGGTGCTGGAAAACATCACCTTGGCGCCAACGATGGTTCTAAAGCAAAGTAAAGACGAGGCCAATAAGAAGGCGGCCGAATTGTTAGAAGAACTGGGCTTGACCGGTCTCAGTGACCACTACCCGTTCCAATTGTCCGGGGGGCAAAAGCAGCGGGTCGCCATCGCGCGGGCCCTGGCGATGAACCCACGGATCCTGTGTTATGACGAACCAACTAGTGCCTTGGACCCGAACCTGCGTGATGAAGTGGCCAACCTCCTCTTGTCACTGAAAAAGGAGGGGATGACCCAGTTAGTTGTTACCCACGACATGGATTTTGCCGAAAAGATTGCCGACAAGATCTTGAAGGTGCAAGCCTTAGACGCCAGAAAGTAG